In Lytechinus variegatus isolate NC3 chromosome 12, Lvar_3.0, whole genome shotgun sequence, a single window of DNA contains:
- the LOC121424703 gene encoding dedicator of cytokinesis protein 1-like yields MYKSINEQTSQYCSFFQCDKNLESNTSYLNLPSTRQELKAYEDRNQTHASIHQKGLSISSKDTFLLSTVVCSTKLTQNVDLLGLLKWRAEPDKIRQSLESLMKVDGEEVVKFLQDTLDALFSIMAENPQSEEYDRPVFNAVVFIIGLIADRKYQQFRPVLDTYINEHYSVTFADHKLAKVLKDLLDSAGELDSPTQLLQALKAIEYLFKFILRSRKLFVALHGEATGRQGFEPGFESSIREVFRPSTG; encoded by the exons ATGTATAAAAGCATAAATGAGCAAACATCTCAATATTGCTCTTTTTTCCAGTGTGACAAGAACTTGGAATCGAACACGTCATACCTAAACCTGCCGTCTACAAGACAAGAACTGAAAGCATACGAGGACAGGAATCAGACGCATGCATCTATCCATCAGAAGGGTCTATCCATAAGCAGCAAAGATACGTTTCTACTATCCACCGTGGTGTGCTCGACAAAACTAACACAAAATG TTGATCTTCTTGGATTATTGAAGTGGAGAGCTGAACCTGATAAGATTAGACAGAGTCTGGAATCACTCATGAAGGTCGATGGTGAAGAGGTTGTCAAG TTTCTACAAGACACGTTAGATGCTCTGTTTAGCATCATGGCTGAGAACCCACAGTCTGAAGAGTATGACAGACCTGTATTCAATGCTGTG GTGTTCATCATAGGGTTAATCGCAGATAGGAAATATCAGCAGTTTAGACCAGTACTGGATACATACATCAATGAACACTACAGTGTTACATTTGCCGACCA CAAACTTGCCAAGGTATTAAAGGACCTATTAGACAGTGCTGGTGAGCTAGACAGTCCTACGCAGCTTCTCCAAGCTCTCAAAGCCATAGAGTATCTATTCAAGTTCATTCTCAGGTCCAGGAAACTCTTTGTGGC TCTTCATGGTGAGGCAACGGGTCGGCAAGGGTTTGAGCCCGGGTTTGAGTCTTCCATAAGAGAGGTCTTCCGCCCCTCAACTGGTTAA